From Armatimonadota bacterium, one genomic window encodes:
- a CDS encoding tetratricopeptide repeat protein: protein MTWRGCVGVFLLIAACGLMAPRTVAAGTSWEALKVHYEREVSQHPTSVEGRFRLAVVYAHEGRLVDGWQQLKRLDQLIGGEPARTLAARRFIEEAQASLRQDPRDVFALSRLAMAAYFAGRKNLALEAMRRAAALEPKHSWTLGYVGFLYGERQDVDQAIAWWQRGVRADPRNAVLHYLLGLAYSRKGDMKRAGYHFVLAYRDRTLYEYIKGQRNL from the coding sequence GTGACCTGGCGGGGATGCGTCGGCGTATTCCTGCTCATTGCGGCCTGCGGGTTGATGGCCCCCCGCACCGTCGCCGCAGGGACCAGCTGGGAAGCGCTCAAGGTCCACTATGAGCGGGAGGTCAGCCAGCATCCGACCAGTGTCGAGGGGCGCTTTCGACTGGCCGTCGTGTATGCGCACGAAGGCCGCCTTGTCGACGGGTGGCAGCAACTCAAACGGCTGGATCAGCTGATCGGCGGCGAGCCGGCTCGGACGCTCGCGGCCCGCCGATTCATTGAGGAGGCGCAGGCGTCGCTCCGGCAGGACCCCAGGGACGTCTTCGCGCTCTCCCGCCTCGCCATGGCGGCCTACTTCGCGGGTCGGAAGAACCTGGCCCTTGAGGCGATGCGCCGTGCTGCCGCGCTCGAGCCAAAACACTCGTGGACGCTCGGCTATGTCGGTTTCCTCTACGGGGAGCGACAGGACGTCGACCAGGCCATTGCCTGGTGGCAGCGCGGGGTGCGGGCCGACCCGCGGAATGCGGTGCTGCACTACCTCCTGGGGCTGGCCTACAGCCGCAAGGGAGACATGAAGCGGGCGGGGTACCACTTTGTCCTGGCCTATCGGGATCGGACCCTCTACGAGTACATCAAGGGGCAGCGCAACCTGTGA